The Amphiprion ocellaris isolate individual 3 ecotype Okinawa chromosome 6, ASM2253959v1, whole genome shotgun sequence genome contains a region encoding:
- the ckap2l gene encoding cytoskeleton-associated protein 2-like, with protein MEQGESTPVLSRKELRKQKLMEYLAAKAKIKPSNPTPNLQGDCQVKRPVMSAVKVVTGKENQAPVERFRSSGPKSQTLNALSKQDPGRRAFGITNKANVKGSVLKGQQKAAHLSSSSGPLQTKLNLNHVLTRTYTVVSSKSNLNAATHLKKQPHTRIQTSGKAPINAACTAGAKSNSKFHLNAASSGPVKTVNMRLSLGPLVKTRTGLIPAVTQPRTTKTDLTHTSATAANTTTTTTALVAKKVRSSSISSVSLSQRSTMGVSSTARAGNKLQAQTKYNSKPLLGKYSQPSCKNQLSRGLKSVSTSFKCTAAPFKPEGRIATTRSVGESADRSTKLKSGVVGQKNAAFQTSSKLVNRCNSRAVGGVTGAVVTNQGRKTKTSNETDCKKKNCSENARLPRTSTKPTGAPVVSQTVPQPARTISLTGRATNTKTPKVLVRVLPQTEGKKLTAAQEDRLRKLQEWREAKGISYKRPPMPVKPVVRRTVSVPQPFWASMKEEDEAHSLIYAVDRSLADCIKLLEEGCAPDQVKEVLSRLPPVSQKFAKYWICRVRLMEQEGNLDVLPMFEEAVRVVLEPVDELRTVVFEILKKKDEIQASKENEKEDEHISTAESTPEWNNNPLVTPKPVRALICGEKGDSSVVKYKITATPGGPPSQQREPVRVNGQEVRFFTPVRRSVRIERASIRYPASLQDHDLCVESYNDLISEEDKERNEEQTGGEGSPSVSDTPMYVYRENEALKDKVLVQLFCDDGV; from the exons atggagcAAGGAGAATCCACACCAGTACTTTCCCGAAAAG aGCTACGTAAGCAGAAGTTGATGGAATACTTGGCTGCAAAAGCAAAGATCAAGCCATCAAATCCTAC GCCAAACCTCCAAGGGGACTGTCAGGTTAAGAGGCCTGTGATGTCTGCAGTAAAG gTTGTTACAGGAAAAGAGAACCAAGCTCCAGTTGAAAGATTCAGAAGTAGTGGACCAAAAAGTCAGACTCTGAATGCTCTGTCCAAACAAGACCCTGGCAGAAGAGCATTTGGTATCACGAACAAAGCGAATGTAAAAGGCAGCGTACTGAAAGGACAGCAGAAAGCTGCTCATTTGTCTTCAAGCAGTGGCCCATTGCAGACAAAACTTAATCTAAACCATGTTCTCACTAGAACATACACTGTTGTGTCCTCCAAATCCAACCTGAACGCAGCGACCCATCTCAAAAAGCAACCACACACAAGAATTCAAACTTCAGGCAAAGCCCCAATCAATGCAGCTTGTACGGCTGGAGCAAAATCAAACAGCAAATTCCACCTTAATGCTGCCTCGTCAGGTCCAGTGAAGACAGTCAATATGAGACTGAGTCTTGGCCCTCTTGTCAAAACAAGAACAGGACTGATACCTGCAGTGACGCAGCCAAGAACCACCAAGACAGACTTAACACACACTTCTGCCACAGCAGCTaataccaccaccaccaccacagctcTTGTTGCTAAGAAGGTGCGCTCCAGCAGTATATCATCAGTCTCTCTTTCCCAGAGGTCTACCATGGGTGTTTCTTCTACTGCAAGAGCTGGGAATAAACTTCAAGCTCAGACCAAGTATAACTCTAAACCACTTCTTGGTAAATATTCTCAGCCATCTTGTAAGAATCAGTTGTCAAGGGGACTGAAATCAGTATCCACTTCCTTCAAGTGCACAGCAGCACCTTTTAAGCCCGAGGGAAGAATAGCAACTACCAGATCAGTTGGTGAATCTGCAGACAGGTCCACAAAGCTGAAATCTGGAGTTGTAGGGCAGAAAAATGCTGCCTTCCAAACCTCCTCAAAGCTAGTGAACAGGTGCAATTCCAGAGCCGTTGGTGGGGTAACGGGAGCTGTTGTGACCAACCAGGGAAGGAAGACCAAGACGAGTAATGAGACAGACTGCAAGAAGaaaaattgttcagaaaatGCCAGATTACCGCGCACAAGTACAAAACCAACAGGTGCTCCAGTGGTGTCACAGACAGTGCCCCAACCTGCCAGAACCATCAGCCTCACTGGCCGAGCCACAAACACGAAGACACCAAAGGTCCTGGTCAGGGTCCTTCCCCAGACTGAGGGAAAGAAACTGACTGCTGCCCAGGAGGACAGACT GAGAAAACTTCAGGAGTGGCGGGAAGCCAAGGGAATTTCCTACAAACGTCCTCCAATGCCAGTGAAACCTGTGGTCCGGCGTACTGTGTCTGTGCCTCAGCCTTTTTGGGCGTCCAtgaaggaggaagatgaggcCCACTCCCTCATCTATGCTGTGGACAGATCCCTGGCTGACTGCATCAAGTTGCTTGAAGAG GGCTGCGCTCCTGACCAGGTGAAGGAGGTCCTCTCGCGGTTGCCGCCGGTGTCCCAGAAGTTTGCCAAATACTGGATCTGTCGAGTCCGTCTGATGGAGCAAGAAGGCAACCTGGATGTTCTGCCCATGTTTGAAGAGGCTGTTCGCGTTGTGCTGGAG CCAGTGGATGAGCTGCGCACTGTGGTGTTTGAAATTCTGAAGAAAAAGGACGAGATCCAAG cttctaaagaaaatgagaaagaggATGAGCATATTTCAACGGCTGAAAGCACTCCAGAGTGGAACAACAACCCACTGGTGACACCGAAACCTGTCAGGGCGCTTATCTGTGGGGAGAAAGGAGACTCGTCGGTAGTCAAATACAAGATCACAGCAACTCCTGG GGGCCCTCCAAGCCAGCAGAGGGAACCGGTGAGGGTCAACGGCCAGGAGGTTCGCTTCTTCACCCCAGTTAGACGGTCGGTGCGAATAGAGAGAGCTTCAATCCGTTACCCTGCGTCCCTCCAGGACCACGACCTCTGCGTGGAATCATACAACGATCTGATCTCTGAGGAggataaagaaagaaatgaagagcAGACTGGTGGGGAGGGCAGCCCGTCTGTTAGCGACACGCCAATGTATGTTTACAGGGAGAACGAAGCGCTTAAAGATAAGGTGCTCGTCCAGCTCTTCTGTGACGATGGCGTTTAG